In Romeriopsis navalis LEGE 11480, the genomic stretch CCTAATCCACCAGAGCCACCCACCAATCCCGCACCACCCCGATCACCCCACCGTGATCCGATCATCATGACCTTATCGATCGTCTTCATTGGTTTAGTCACCCTGTCACTTTGGCGCATTGTCCAATCGGCCAAAATTCCCTTTCTCACCCCCAAAGCCTCACCAACAAAACCGATCGACAAACCCGTTGGCAAGTTCTCGGGGCAACCCATCACAAATACACCGAAGCCAAAACCAAGCCTCGCGGCAATCGCAACGACCAATCAACCCGCCCCAACTGCCTCTACACCAGCAGCCAAGTCAGCCACAAAACCAACAAAATCTCCAGCCAAGCATCAGCCCCAGACAAAACATGGCATAGCAGCAGCACTGTACGATCAACTCATTCGTGATATTCCCCAGGGCAAACAAGCACCCCAGCAAAAACTTAATCCGCTGCTGAAGCAGCTTAGTGAGGCAGCTCGCCGGGAAATGGGCGGCTATTATCGTCAAAACTACGATCGCTGGTTTGCGACATTAGCCACAAAGAAAATTAGTCAGCCAACTGTCGATATTCTCACCGATACATCGTTCTACATGCGATTTCCTTCTCTCCAAAAAAAGAGCTTAAATCCACGCACCTTTGGCCAAATTTGGTATGCCATAGCCCGCGATCACATCACTGCATTAAACCAAAAACAAAATCTCAAGCGCCTTAAGGCTGGCAGCTTCAACGAATCTGGCAAGCTGCACCACGGACAAGGTCGAGTCTTTCACATCACCGTGCCGCCAGGAAGTGGGCTCAAGCTTTATCTCAAAACGAGCAAAAAGGATATTCGTCTATCCGTGATTCAGAACGAAATTATCTTGACGCGCTATTCCACCAATACTCAGTGGACAGCACCCAAATCAAAACATGGCGCGATCTACGAAATTATTCTGACGCCCATGCGAACGGAGGCTGTGCCCTATAAGCTAAGCCTGAAACAGATTTAATTCTCCATTCAGCGACTCAAACCGTGACGACCAAACAAACCGCCTCACTCAACGCTTGTGTCGCCAAACGCTGCTGAAAAATAAATTCGCTATAGTCCGCCAAATCATCCAGCCCTAAGCAAGTCAATGCGACTTCTGTACAGATCCAAGCGCCCGTCCGCACCAAGAGTTTTGACCATTGAATTTGCATAATGTTGCCTTTAAGTAGATTGCTAAAATCGACCGAGCAGTGAACAGATCCGAATAATTACGTAGCTTAAATGCACAAATTGGGATAATTTCGGGATCGAAAAAGGTCAAGTTTTGTAAACTTTCTACTCATATACTAAGCAGCGCGCCCGCCCTTTACTAGGGGCGGATAACCGTCTGAGTATGAATACGATCGAGGCATTTAAGCCTTACACAACAGTACTTCTGCTTCATTTAGCACTAGGAAAATTAACCTGGTCATAGCGCCCACCAGCATCGTCGCTACATCGGGCAAATATGAGTAACGTAAATTCTCACCACCGCGCCGCCGCTTATCCGGCGAATCGATCGATATCACCCACAATTGCCAGATTAGCAACATTGATCTGAGATTGATCTGAGTATGCGTTGCATATCTTGGGGCAATCTCACCCAATCAGCCATATTCGACCAGTTACGATGCATCAATCTGTAACTTTTATCGCCCACTCAACCGATAATGTAACAGCTTCTCAATACATTAATGCTTTCTTAATGATTTTCCGTAGGTATCTGTGCAGTGAGTCTGAAATAGCATTCTCCCACCCCAAAAATTCCCCATTGCTCCACAGGATTAATTCAAATCGATCACACGATTCCGTTCGCTTCGAAACACAATTCTCTAGCAAAATGGGCAAGTTCGTATGGATTACTATGACAGTACGTTGCTCCGAATTTTATGGGGTTTAGTTGAATCCCACGCATACTTCCTCCGAGAGCTGAGCGATGATGCGATTATCCTATGGCTACTCCGCACCGTTCAAGATCGTGTCTGCATTACCAGCGAAGATAGTCAGAATCTCCGAAAATACATCGCAAAACGCATATGCCTCATTCGGGACATCATCGGAACCAGCCGTGCCGGTCTATCCATTCCCGTAATTCGCGAACATTTAACGGCCCCTTCAGCAGCAGACCCCATGGTTAACTCGATCGTATAAAAGCTAGACAAATCCCAAGGCAGCCGTCATAAAACCGGCTGCCTTAATTATTGCTGCTACATCGAGCCGGGGCTATTTAAATAAATCATGAATTTTCAGGACTGTACGAGCAATTGCTTGTAGTGATTGACTATGATTTATTCAAAGGTTCAGTAATCACTAGATGCTCACCCTAACTAGCTGGCGACTCGGCCAACTAGTCTAATTCAATACAGTTTGCACTCAACCGTTATGGTTTGATCAAGCTATCAGCTCCAAGCTGGGCACCTTACGGCATTATCCAAGACATCCGGCGGTAATTGATTTACCCCATGTCCGACTTAATCGTAATGAAGGCGCGAAGGATTTCGATTGGAGCCTCTTAGAGGTTCATCGGAGTCAGTTCAATGCGCACGAAAAATAATGAAGGTCTCGTACTTGTTTCGAGCCTGGTTGTCACGATTCTCCTATTAGGCATCGGTGGCACGTTGGTTTTACGATCGGGCATGGGCAAGCATCTATCGACGCCACCCCCAAGCTCTCGCTATTCCAGCACCGCCCATCACCCCAATGCCAAGGTCACCCTGTCAGTTTTAGGGGATACCTTTAGTGGCTATTCAACCCTGCGGGCCAACACCTTTCAGAGTGCCTTAATCGAACGGGGAGTCGGGGTCAAATACGATGATGAATTCAATCAACTCACCCGCGCCCGCGCCATCAACAATGGCAAAGCGGACATTATCGTTACATCACTCGATCAGTTTCTACGACACAAACCCCAGGGGAAAATTGTCGGTCTTATCGATCGGACCGTTGGTGCGGATGCCGTCGTTCTGAACACCCGCCGGTTCCCTCAGCTCAAGTCCTTAGGCGATCTCGAAAAACTCGTCTCTCAACGGCGCCACCAAGGCCAAACAACCAAAATTGTGTTTGCGGGTGACACCCCCAGTGAGTTTCTCGCGATGGTGCTGGATACTTCCTTCGACAACTTCAATCTGGCTGATCTAGAAATTGCCACCGTTGCCGATGCCAGCTTAGCCACACAGAAACTCAAGGATGATGCGAATGTCGCCGTTGCCATCCTGTGGGAACCGTTTGTCCATCAGGCCAAACAACAAGGCAATACCGTCGTGCTTAGCAGCGCGGATGTGCCCAAAACGATCGTCGATGTGATCGTCGCGAGCCAGCCGATCATGAATTCGCAACCCAAAGCGGTACAGGCATTTATCGAAACCTACTATCAGCGGATTGATGCCACCTTGCAAGACCCAAACCAGCTTGTGCGCCAAATTGCCCTTGATGGCAAACTCACTCAATCCGAAGCCAAAGCCGTCAATCGCGGTATTCAATTCTTCACTTCCGTCGAAGCCCAGGAATGGATGAAATCCGGTCAGCTCGACCAGCGCATTAAGTCAATTTCCAGCATCTTGGCCCTCGCGGGGAAAGGGACACCGGTAACAGACAATCCGCAATCACTCTATTCGGCAATCTACCTCTCGCCAGTGGCAAAACGCACAAAAACCTTGATGCAAGCAATCGCGATCGATAATCCGGAATTAGCAAAACGACTGCGCCGTCGATCGACAGCTCCCGTACCACAGCCCAAAACGGTAGCCATCAATCAAGCACCAGCGGTCGGACATCTGAAAGTGCGCGGAGAAGTGAAATTTCAAACAGGCTCCGCCGAATTAACTGGCGATAGCGCGGCCACCTTACAACAGCTCGCACAGCAGATTCGGGAATTTAGCCCGAATACGATCGGCATCCAAATCCAGGGTCACACCAGCCGGACTGGAACTGCGGCCTTAAATCAAAAATTATCGGCCCAAAGAGCAGCAGCAGTGGAACGATACCTGCAAACACAGCAAGTCAACCACTACTTAACCTCTGAGGGTTTAGGCTACTCGAAGCCGCTACCGGGAAGCGATCCAGCTTCCCCACTCAATCAGCGCACAGTGATTCGCTTAGTGCGAATTGGGGGCGCGTGATCCAGCAATCGTTGAGCGCGACTTTGCCCCGATCCACCAATTTTTCTCCCATCACCATGTGCATACCGGCATTTGACTCCGAACGGCAGCGATTGCTCACCGAAGCGGTCAGCCTCACAGTCCAAATCAGTCGCCTCGACCGCTGTCCCCGCCAACAGCGACTGCGCGATCGCCTGACCCAACTCCAGCATCACCTAACGGGCTTTAGTCATCCCATCGGCACCCAGCCACTGCTACCCAGCGAAATCCCCCCGGAAGTCCGTCAATGTTTCGTTCAAGCGGTGCAATTATTGCCCATCTATCGCACGCTGGGCAGCAACGCTCAAACCTACGGCACTTGGCAATCGACCACATTATCCCAATATCGTGCGGATACGATTCCAGTGAGTTGGTCGAGCGATGCGTTTTCCGCCCAGCTAATGGCCATGTTTGAGCTACAGACCACTGAGCAAACAACGATCACCACAACCCGAACGAGCACACAAGCCAACATCAACCAGCATCAAAGGGTGATTCAGGCCTTACTCGATCGATACAATCAGCTAACAACACCATCCGACAATCTCGCGTTATTCCAGGCCTTAGTCGGTGAATTGCCGATTCCCATCGCCGCACTACACACCGTTGCGACTCCGAGCCAAGTGATTTTTTTGTTGGACTATGAAGGCGATCGTCTGCGGCGGAATGAACAGTGGGACAGTCTCAATGTCGGTGAGCAACAAGCGGTACAAACATTTCTCCAGACAATGACAACATTCGAGTTTAGTCAGTTTGCCAACTTTCCCACCTTTGGTAAATTCAATGCGACAGTCCTACGGCCGGATTTATGTCAAGCACTGGCTCAAGTAACCGGGGTTTCGATGTTCCAAGTGGTTCGCATTCTGCAACAGGCGATCGGGCTGGTCAAACTGACCAAAGCCGAAACATTTCTGGTCCACGATATTTGTGGTCATGGATGGCAGCATTTACTCACCCAGTTTGGCGGCGATTATGCAATTTTGGCCCTAGCGGATCAGCCGCTCAAACCCGGATTGGCCGCTTATACAGCAGTGGGACCGATCGCACTGCGAGAAGTGATTCAGCGGGAAGTCGCTCAATTGTCAGGCGATCGCATTCGCATCGATATTGAACTGGCGCGACGCTTTTTCCATGGCGAGGTAACGCAGCGGTTGACTTGCTTGTTGACCCACCTGATCGGGGAAATGCTGGCGGACTTTCATGAGTTTAAATGGGTCTGGCAAAATCCAGCGGACGCGGCACAGTTGCCCTCATCATCGACATTTCACACCCTACCAGCCAAGTTAGACCTTAGCATCTTGGATGTAGAATTTCTGTTTGCGCGATTGCTGCACCCTTTACTCAATCTCACAATTCACCCCCAAACCGATTCACTCTTAGAGCAATCGCTCCTAACTGAGTGGGGCCAGTTTGATACCGCCACTCGCCGACAACTCAAACGATCGTTGCTTCAGTTGCATCATATTTTCTGGGAAGAATATCTGACCCACTATCAATCGATCGCCACACAACCCAATGGCCAATTGGGGCAGATCATCAGCAATCTACTCTATATTCAAAACACCAGCAACGCACTATATCGCAGTGATTGGGCCAAGACAGATTTACCCTTCCAAGATCTTTTATCACTGTTCATTGGCTGCTATTGTTCCGAGAATGCCTACGATCGCTTTTGGCAACTCGACGAAATCCTGGCCCAATATTTCATTCCCTGCTGGTTACAGCTTCCGGGCTGTAACTAAAACACGGCATCACTTTTCTCCCCTTCTGAGCAATTCCCCCGAATAACTTGGTGCCATTCACGAATGACTAGTCCACAATAGAGTCTGGATTGGAATACCGTAATGCACTAACATGCCTTTTCCGTGCATTTGTACTGTTTTATTGTTTTATCGAGGTTTGCGTTGTGTTGGCAACAACTATGGCAGCGGCAGCCGAACTAGCAGTCGAAAATAACGTCGCGATCGAAAGCAATATTAAGGCTTTCGTGCTCGTACTTTCCGTCTCGCTAGGGGTCGCAACATTGCCCCAAATGATCAGTTGGCTGCGCCAAATTCCCTATACCTTACTGCTGGTCATCGTCGGCCTGGGTTTAGCGTTTTTGGATATCCGCTTGGTCGATCTATCACCAGAACTAATTCTGTCAATCTTCCTACCACCGCTATTATTCGAAGCGGGCTGGAACTTACGATGGCAGGGGTTAAAAAAAGATTGGCTCCCGGTGACGCTGTATGCCCTTTTGGGTGTCGTTATCGCCATTCTGGGCATTGCCTTTGGTGTGGGCCAATTGACCAACCTCTCCTTTGCGAGTGCACTGCTAGTGGGGGCCAGCCTCTCCGCCACCGACCCCGTATCGGTCACCGCGCTCTTCCGGGAATTAGGAGCCGACAAACGCCTCACGACCTTGATGGAAGGCGAAAGCCTATTCAATGACGGCATGGCCGTTGTCGCCTTTGGGTTTCTCTTGGGAATTCCTCTGGGCACGGCGCATCTATCAGTCCAGTCCAGTATTCTGGAACTCGTCTCAGTTGTGGGGATTGGGGCCGCGGTCGGCTGTCTGATTGGGTTTGGTATTTCCTACCTGACGCAGCGATTTGACTTGCCCCTAGTTGAGCAGTCCTTAACCCTAGTTTCCTCCTATGCGGCCTACCTACTGACTGAGGACTTGGGCGGCTCTGGCGTCATTGCGGTGGTGAGCACTGCGATGATTTTGGGAAACTTTGGTTCACGCATTGGCATGAACCCCCGCACCCGAATTATCGTCAGTGAATTTTGGGAGTTTTTGGCATTCTTCGTCAACTCCATCGTGTTTCTGCTAATTGGGGACCAAGTTCGCTTCGAGGTGCTCGCTGCCAATCTGCCGACAATCGCGATTACCATCATCGCCATGACCATTGCACGAGCAGTTTCGGTATTTGCTTTGGGGGGGCTTAGTAACTGGCTTGCTGATTCAGATATTCCGATCGGCACCCAAATTATTTTGTGGTGGGGCGGTTTACGGGGTTCGGTTTCGATTGCGCTGGCCCTGAGTATTCCCGCCGTATTAGCCGATCGTGAAGTGATTATCGCCACTGTCTTTGGCGTCGTCCTATTCACCCTGCTCGTCCAAGGCTTAACCACCAAACCCTTGCTCGAAAAGCTGGGTCTCGTTGGGAATCAGGCAATCCAGGAAGAATATTCTGAAACCTTGGCCCGCCAGATCGCCCTGAAGCGATCAATGAAACATCTAGAAAACGCCGAATCCCGCCCTGGTATTGATGAGGAGTTTGTGCGTTACCAGGAAGCGTTAATCAAAGGTGAAATTGCCCGGTTACAGGAAAAAATTGAGAAACTCAAAAACGAATACCCCGATTTGGAGGTATTTATCGAAAAGCAACTCCGCGATGAGCTATTAGCCGTTGAGGCCGATGCCTACGCCGAATTTATCTCGGCCGGTTGGCTCAACCGGGAACTCGCACCGTTCTTAAACGATGAACCAAGTTCTGTTCACTAAGCGATCTGCTGTCCACTAAGCGATCTTTTGCTTGAGCCCGATCGATTCCAAGCACGGATGCCAAGCACGCGCGATTGACTCAGTCATTTACACTCAGTCAATCGTGAATTAACTCAAACCGCCCTCAACGCTGCATGTAGCATTGAGGGCGGTTTTTTAGCGTTATCCTGCTCAGCCACTAACAAGCCGCTTCCAACAAAATCCCCTGGCCATCATGGAGTTCGATCGACTTCACATCTTCAATACTCTCGATCGCTAATCCCGGTGAAGCAATCACGACTTTCCAGTTTTCTAGATCAAGTTGCAACCAATCCCCCGGTGTCGCAATCACTGACTCCCCGCCCATATGGGCAATCAATGCCACTTGCTTAGTCGCGGGGAAGCCATTTTGACTATTGTTGCGAATCCCCACAAAGATTGTCCGATCGCCTTCGGTTAAACGGTTGAACCGATCGAGTCCCGAGAGATTATTGCGCAGCCAGGAATTTTTCCGCCGGTACTGGCGCAGTTGGTAGTTGTATTTGGTCAGCTGTGGGTCAAGTTCGTCGGCATAGTGACAAACCCGGCAATATTCGTGCTTATCCTCCATAAACGCCATCGCAAATTGGCGAATTAAGGGCACGTCCAAATACTGGATAAATCGCTTAAATAGTTCACTCCCATCGGCTTCAGCCAATTCCGTTTGGCACAGCACAATCACCTTCTCAATGTCATATTCCGTCTCCGTCATACCCCGATTGAGAATGACCAAAAACTCGACTAGCTGATCGTAGGAATCAAAGCCCAGAGCTTTGAGCTGGGTAAAGAGATGCGTCTCGCCATAGTGGGCCGGATTCACCTGCCAATCGAGGAAGCCTTTCTCCTCCGAAACCACCTTGACCCCATAACGCTCATCCGTATTGCGGAAGAAGCCCCAAGCCGCATGCATCAGGACATTAATAAAGTCCATTGGCAAACCGGGCGAGAAACCGTAGACCCAAAGGTTGGTCGCGGGATTATCGTAGGCATTTTTCAGAACTTCCGGTAGCGTTTCGCCCAGATTCCAGTTAATGTCTGCATCCACGTCAATTTGATTACCCCGGCGCACCGTATCGTGGTTACCACAGCCAGTAATCCAGCGATCGCCCTGATACATCACCTCCGTCACACGTTTCCACTTTATATTCCAGAACCCCTTCAAGGTCGGCGTATTGTGGGCAAAGATCAGTGGCCCCCACTGGTAACTATCCGGTCGCTGTTCGATCAGATCGCGGTAGGTAGATTTTTCTTCCCAGCCTTTCTGGGGCCACGGTCGGCCATCTTCAAAGATCGTAAATAACAGCCGTTCACAACCATGGATCTTCTGAACGATGTCACTCATGGCGAATAAATAGCCATCGTCATATTCAATGTCGCCGGATAGAGGATTAAAGAAGCGGAAATCTTGACCGCCATCAACCCGAATCCCATCAACGCCAGTGTTGATCTTGCGGCGGTGCATTTCAAGCAGGATGGATCGAACGATCGGATGCTGATGGCTCACATCCTGGCCGTACATATTCGGTCCTTGGAAACACTGCGCCGTCATTAGTTGCAAGGCTTGGTTATCCGCATGACCATACACCAAATCGAAAATTACATCGATCGGCCCCTGGGAAAAGTTGTGCAGCGTCGCGATGAAATCAATCATCTCATGGGGCCGCAGGCTGCCGAGAATCGCCGGATTCGTCGTCGAACCACCTAGCAACGGAATGTCATAGCCCCAGTTCTGAGTATTGGGTTTCCGCAAAATCGCCTGGACCGGCACCGTCGGCACATGGGTGCCCTTATCGCCAAACAGCGATCGATCAATTTCGAAGAAGTCCCGTTCCCAGTCGACATCCTCGACTCGGTATTCGATCGTCGGCTCCGTTGGCAGCAATTGAACCGCATCATAGCCAATATAGTTTTGCTCGGCGGCGGTCAACGGTTCATGATTCTCCAGCTTGTCGGAAATTCGCTGGTAGGTCTTGGTCAAGGCTTCGAGGGTCCCCTCAGCCGAGGCCGTGCCGACGTGAATTTGCAGAATATTCACCGGCGCTTTGACCCGCGGGGCGCTCTCCCCTTCCGTCACTTGCGCTGACTGCGCCCAGCGACGGAAATAATCCAAGTCCTTGCGCGTCCGTTGCATCTGGCGAACATCATAGAGTTCCGCTGGGGCAAACACACCATAGGGCAACGAATAGGGCACAATGTCCCGGACTTTATTCAGTTGGTCATACAAATTATCGCGGTAGCGCAACCAATAAAATGAGCCCGCTTTATCCGGTGTCCCGGCGTGCATGCCTTCAACGACGCCCCAGACAAATTCGCCCTGCTGCACCATCGGCACCGCATCATACTGAAACTCAACAATCTGTTCCGGTCGGCGGAAATCAATATCATCGATCGGAGTAAAAACTTCGAGATAAATATCCCGTTGGCTTTGGATGATTTGTCCCGCTAATTCCGGCACCCAGAAACCAACCTCAGTCAGTCCATCTTCACGGTAATGGGCACCTAAGCGTCGGACGAGCTGCCGCGATCGATCTAAATAATTTTGCTTGGAAACAGCGATCGCCTTCACGTCGCTGACCAAAACGGCAGTTTCATCTTCAACTAAACGAATCATAAATTTCTCAGGCATAGCAGACGTACCAGGGCTATTCAGGACGATCGGGACAGGACAAAATCAGTCAACGGATCAAACGGGCCAACGATGCCGAATTCCGGCAGGCAGTTGACCCGCCGGAATCCGGCATTCGCAATGAACAAAGCGAAAATCAATCAAAGACTAAACCCCATAAATTATGGATATTTAGTCAAGCTAGCGCGCGCAACACTGAAGTGACGTACATGTTGCTACAAAATATTTAACGCCTCTTACACAATAATCTTGCCCATTTATATAACTAATTGATCACACTTTTGTTGCGTTCTGCAAACTTTCTGGAATACTCCATCTAGCTTGAGAAAACGTTTCAAATCTTCACTTGATTTTCAGCGCAGCATCATTGTCTTTTGGGGCGTCTACGCGCGCTGACTGGTCCGAACTTTGCGCCGTTCTCAAACCGCGATATTCTGGGTAAATGACTGACTTAGGCAACCTGGCCTGGCAAGCAGTTTGACTGCTGTGGGAAATCGCGCTTTCGAGCCGCCGCAGCCGCCACATGTACAACAGGTAAGGAGCACATCCATGAGCGAAAACACCAAGTCTTCACTCGTTATTCTCTATCACCGCGAAC encodes the following:
- a CDS encoding phosphate ABC transporter substrate-binding/OmpA family protein is translated as MRTKNNEGLVLVSSLVVTILLLGIGGTLVLRSGMGKHLSTPPPSSRYSSTAHHPNAKVTLSVLGDTFSGYSTLRANTFQSALIERGVGVKYDDEFNQLTRARAINNGKADIIVTSLDQFLRHKPQGKIVGLIDRTVGADAVVLNTRRFPQLKSLGDLEKLVSQRRHQGQTTKIVFAGDTPSEFLAMVLDTSFDNFNLADLEIATVADASLATQKLKDDANVAVAILWEPFVHQAKQQGNTVVLSSADVPKTIVDVIVASQPIMNSQPKAVQAFIETYYQRIDATLQDPNQLVRQIALDGKLTQSEAKAVNRGIQFFTSVEAQEWMKSGQLDQRIKSISSILALAGKGTPVTDNPQSLYSAIYLSPVAKRTKTLMQAIAIDNPELAKRLRRRSTAPVPQPKTVAINQAPAVGHLKVRGEVKFQTGSAELTGDSAATLQQLAQQIREFSPNTIGIQIQGHTSRTGTAALNQKLSAQRAAAVERYLQTQQVNHYLTSEGLGYSKPLPGSDPASPLNQRTVIRLVRIGGA
- a CDS encoding cation:proton antiporter, which produces MLATTMAAAAELAVENNVAIESNIKAFVLVLSVSLGVATLPQMISWLRQIPYTLLLVIVGLGLAFLDIRLVDLSPELILSIFLPPLLFEAGWNLRWQGLKKDWLPVTLYALLGVVIAILGIAFGVGQLTNLSFASALLVGASLSATDPVSVTALFRELGADKRLTTLMEGESLFNDGMAVVAFGFLLGIPLGTAHLSVQSSILELVSVVGIGAAVGCLIGFGISYLTQRFDLPLVEQSLTLVSSYAAYLLTEDLGGSGVIAVVSTAMILGNFGSRIGMNPRTRIIVSEFWEFLAFFVNSIVFLLIGDQVRFEVLAANLPTIAITIIAMTIARAVSVFALGGLSNWLADSDIPIGTQIILWWGGLRGSVSIALALSIPAVLADREVIIATVFGVVLFTLLVQGLTTKPLLEKLGLVGNQAIQEEYSETLARQIALKRSMKHLENAESRPGIDEEFVRYQEALIKGEIARLQEKIEKLKNEYPDLEVFIEKQLRDELLAVEADAYAEFISAGWLNRELAPFLNDEPSSVH
- the gghA gene encoding glucosylglycerol hydrolase, producing MPEKFMIRLVEDETAVLVSDVKAIAVSKQNYLDRSRQLVRRLGAHYREDGLTEVGFWVPELAGQIIQSQRDIYLEVFTPIDDIDFRRPEQIVEFQYDAVPMVQQGEFVWGVVEGMHAGTPDKAGSFYWLRYRDNLYDQLNKVRDIVPYSLPYGVFAPAELYDVRQMQRTRKDLDYFRRWAQSAQVTEGESAPRVKAPVNILQIHVGTASAEGTLEALTKTYQRISDKLENHEPLTAAEQNYIGYDAVQLLPTEPTIEYRVEDVDWERDFFEIDRSLFGDKGTHVPTVPVQAILRKPNTQNWGYDIPLLGGSTTNPAILGSLRPHEMIDFIATLHNFSQGPIDVIFDLVYGHADNQALQLMTAQCFQGPNMYGQDVSHQHPIVRSILLEMHRRKINTGVDGIRVDGGQDFRFFNPLSGDIEYDDGYLFAMSDIVQKIHGCERLLFTIFEDGRPWPQKGWEEKSTYRDLIEQRPDSYQWGPLIFAHNTPTLKGFWNIKWKRVTEVMYQGDRWITGCGNHDTVRRGNQIDVDADINWNLGETLPEVLKNAYDNPATNLWVYGFSPGLPMDFINVLMHAAWGFFRNTDERYGVKVVSEEKGFLDWQVNPAHYGETHLFTQLKALGFDSYDQLVEFLVILNRGMTETEYDIEKVIVLCQTELAEADGSELFKRFIQYLDVPLIRQFAMAFMEDKHEYCRVCHYADELDPQLTKYNYQLRQYRRKNSWLRNNLSGLDRFNRLTEGDRTIFVGIRNNSQNGFPATKQVALIAHMGGESVIATPGDWLQLDLENWKVVIASPGLAIESIEDVKSIELHDGQGILLEAAC